Proteins from one Drosophila gunungcola strain Sukarami chromosome 3R, Dgunungcola_SK_2, whole genome shotgun sequence genomic window:
- the LOC128252006 gene encoding solute carrier family 52, riboflavin transporter, member 3-A: MSKFHKNRGAGGPMTPAGPVYGVISTLDDAAQNTAGFARFPSLEAKKSELRLFLNWGNPKKNREMGSEKLRNRSWIVDVLAIFFGIGTWLGVNGTFIQLPLLVDEAPEGWSLPSYLSVMVQIGNLGPLLYTAIQKYSPKKLNDGWTIHGVLLVGAISCLLTAFFYNRTAPVAGTDHSLALFVLTCFTALNACTSSVLFMPYMGRFKEQYMVTYFIGEGLSGLLPSVTALIQGIGESGDCVLVNVTETGQEIYELQKTPPRFDTRVFYLILFALMVFAYVGYTLLNSLPVARREYAQVTVSEGNKYVYGEADNHEIKTEKLSKGQYTYLLLLIGVISLFSNGMFGSIQSYSSAPYGSQAYHLSATLSVIANPMACFLAMFLHFTSLRIITVLSILAGVLTSYVFTTAALSPLPPLHDKTMGAVLVVTAWTLLVGIVSYTKLGITTVMRAQGGQSLVWVGAITQLGSAIGAVAIFFAINYSDLFKAAETGC, translated from the exons ATGAGCAAGTTCCACAAAAACCGAGGAGCTGGTGGCCCCATGACTCCGGCGGGGCCAGTCTACGGCGTGATCTCGACGTTGGACGACGCCGCTCAGAATACCGCTGGTTTCGCCAG ATTCCCTTCGCTTGAGGCCAAAAAAAGTGAGTTGAGATTGTTTCTAAACTGGGGAAACCCCAAAAAGAATAGGGAGATGGGTTCAGAGAAGCTGCGCAATCGCAGCTGGATCGTCGATGTCCTAGCCATTTTCTTTGGCATCGGCACGTGGCTAGGGGTCAATGGCACCTTCATCCAACTGCCATTGCTGGTGGACGAGGCCCCGGAGGGCTGGAGTCTGCCCTCCTACCTCAGCGTGATGGTGCAGATTGGCAATCTGGGCCCCCTGTTGTACACTGCCATTCAGAAGTATTCCCCCAAGAAGCTGAACGACGGATGGACCATCCACGGAGTGCTACTGGTAGGTGCCATCTCTTGCTTGCTGACGGCTTTCTTCTACAACCGAACGGCTCCAGTGGCCGGCACGGATCATAGTTTGGCCCTTTTTGTGCTAACCTGCTTCACTGCGCTGAATGCCTGCACCAGCTCAGTGCTTTTTATGCCCTATATGGGGCGCTTTAAGGAGCAGTACATGGTCACTTACTTCATTGGCGAGGGACTGAGTGGTCTGCTGCCCAGCGTGACGGCTTTGATCCAGGGCATCGGCGAAAGCGGCGACTGTGTCCTGGTCAATGTGACGGAAACAGGACAGGAGATCTACGAACTGCAGAAGACACCACCTCGATTCGACACCCGCGTCTTCTACCTCATCCTCTTCGCCCTGATGGTGTTCGCCTATGTGGGCTATACGCTCCTGAACTCCCTGCCCGTGGCCAGGAGGGAATACGCCCAGGTTACAGTCAGCGAGGGAAACAAGTACGTGTACGGAGAGGCCGATAACCACGAAATAAAGACGGAAAAACTCAGCAAGGGCCAGTACACctacctgctgctgctgattggAGTCATCTCCCTGTTCAGCAACGGAATGTTCGGCAGCATTCAGTCCTACTCCAGTGCCCCCTACGGATCGCAGGCATATCACTTATCTGCCACGCTCAGTGTGATTGCCAATCCAATGGCCTGCTTTTTGGCCATGTTTCTGCATTTCACATCCCTGCGGATCATTACCGTGCTCTCCATCCTGGCGGGTGTTCTGACCAGCTACGTTTTCACCACGGCTGCCCTGAGCCCTCTGCCGCCACTTCACGACAAGACCATGGGAGCCGTGCTGGTGGTGACTGCTTGGACCTTGCTGGTGGGGATCGTGAGCTACACCAAGCTGGGAATCACCACCGTGATGCGAGCACAGGGTGGCCAGTCGCTGGTCTGGGTGGGGGCCATCACGCAGCTGGGTTCTGCCATCGGAGCGGTAGCCATCTTCTTCGCCATCAACTACTCGGATCTTTTCAAGGCCGCAGAGACGGGCTGCTGA
- the LOC128252007 gene encoding ferrochelatase, mitochondrial translates to MFLHNTKLCGLARNLATCVRHLSGQKPKTAILMLNMGGPTHTDQVHDYLFRIMTDRDMIQLPVQSRLGPWIAQRRTPEVQKKYKEIGGGSPILKWTELQGQLMCEQLDRISPETGPHKHYVGFRYVNPLTENTLAEIENEKPERIVLFSQYPQYSCATSGSSFNSIFTHYRSNNLPSDIKWSIIDRWGTHPLLIKTFAQRIRDELAKFVETKRNDVVILFTAHSLPLKAVSRGDAYPSEIGASVHMVMQELGQTNPYSLAWQSKVGPLPWLAPATDDAIKGYVKQGLKNFILVPIAFVNEHIETLHELDIEYCDELAKEVGVEEIRRAAAPNDHPLFIDALSNIVADHLKSQQSVNPKFLMRCPMCSNQKCRESKSWYRQLCSN, encoded by the exons ATGTTTTTGCATAACACAAAACTGTGCGGACTGGCTA GAAACCTTGCGACCTGCGTGCGGCACCTGAGCGGCCAGAAACCGAAGACTGCCATATTAATGCTCAACATGGGCGGCCCCACGCATACGGACCAGGTGCACGACTATCTATTCCGCATCATGACGGATCGAGACATGATCCAGCTGCCGGTGCAGAGTCGCCTGGGTCCTTGGATCGCACAGCGCAGGACGCCCGAGGTGCAGAAAAAGTACAAGGAGATCGGCGGCGGATCACCCATCCTCAAGTGGACCGAGCTGCAGGGCCAGCTCATGTGTGAGCAGCTGGACAGGATCTCCCCGGAGACGGGGCCGCACAAGCACTACGTGGGCTTCCGCTACGTCAATCCGCTCACGGAGAATACGCTGGCTGAGATCGAAAA CGAAAAACCAGAGCGCATTGTCCTTTTTTCGCAGTACCCACAGTACAGCTGCGCCACTTCCGGATCCAGCTTTAACTCCATCTTTACTCACTACCGGAGCAA TAACCTGCCCTCGGACATCAAGTGGAGCATCATCGACCGGTGGGGCACCCATCCACTCCTGATCAAGACCTTTGCCCAGCGAATTCGCGATGAACTGGCCAAGTTTGTGGAGACAAAGCGCAACGATGTGGTAATCCTCTTCACCGCCCATTCCCTTCCACTGAAAGCTGTGAGCCGGGGCGACGCGTATCCTTCGGAAATCGGGGCCAGTGTGCACATGGTGATGCAGGAGCTGGGTCAGACTAATCCCTACAGTCTGGCCTGGCAATCAAAAGTTGGCCCGCTGCCGTGGCTGGCACCAGCCACCGATGATGCCATCAAA GGCTATGTTAAGCAAGGCCTGAAGAACTTCATTTTGGTGCCCATCGCCTTTGTAAACGAACACATCGAGACGCTGCACGAGCTGGATATCGAGTACTGCGACGAACTGGCCAAGGAGGTGGGCGTGGAGGAGATCCGACGGGCAGCCGCCCCCAACGACCACCCGCTGTTTATTGACGCCCTAAGTAACATTGTGGCGGATCATCTAAAGTCCCAGCAGTCAGTCAACCCCAAGTTTCTGATGCGTTGCCCCATGTGCTCCAACCAAAAGTGCCGGGAAAGTAAGAGCTGGTACCGTCAGCTGTGTTCAAACTGA
- the LOC128252010 gene encoding uncharacterized protein LOC128252010 isoform X2, whose amino-acid sequence MDSDNNKSGMESAISVFLENVDEKEQVRRYSLQSLRDRLRQGIQQHQEVVQSTVQLLKEVGDVVNMMQLGGSGHQGQPTKIRRLIVGFEAINSANASQIHSVEGISLSSNLTEIHSLLVELEHLNESAVLGETQKKFKRARESLEKALDFLEKRSSESPRPFPQVSQLTGCPSASRSLREKIEAFNKVLEVTPEKLDSTGRHFTDCFCSCCSLAESPESGGHKPLPSASKTNSGYEGDIDSEVEQTDKSSNDFEMETVP is encoded by the exons ATGGACAGCGATAATAACAAATCAGGAATGGAGAGTGCGATATCTG TCTTTTTGGAGAATGTGGATGAAAAGGAGCAGGTCCGTCGGTACAGCCTTCAAAGCCTTCGTGATCGATTGCGTCAGGGCATCCAGCAGCACCAGGAGGTCGTCCAGTCGACGGTGCAGCTGCTCAAGGAGGTGGGCGACGTGGTTAACATGATGCAGTTGGGTGGGAGTGGCCACCAAGGCCAGCCCACCAAAATCCGGCGCTTGATCGTTGGTTTCGAGGCCATCAACTCGGCGAACGCTTCGCAGATTCATTCTGTGGAGGGTATAAGTTTGTCCTCCAATCTGACCGAGATTCATAGTCTATTAGTGGAACTTGAGCACCTCAATGAGAGTGCAGTTTTGGGggagacccaaaaaaaattcaagcGTGCCCGAGAATCGCTGGAGAAGGCGCTCGACTTTCTGGAGAAAAGAAGCAGCGAATCTCCTCGTCCTTTCCCGCAAGTCAGCCAGTTAACCGGGTGTCCTAGTGCCAGTCGCAGTCTCCGCGAGAAAATTGAGGCCTTCAACAAGGTCTTGGAGGTAACTCCCGAAAAGTTGGACAGCACCGGCCGCCACTTCACCGATTGtttctgcagctgctgcagtttGGCCGAGTCCCCCGAATCTGGAGGACACAAACCCCTTCCCTCCGCCTCTAAAACCAATTCGGGATACGAGGGCGACATCGACAGCGAGGTGGAGCAGACTGATAAATCAAGCAATGATTTTGAAATGGAGACTGTTCCGTAA
- the LOC128252003 gene encoding uncharacterized protein LOC128252003 yields the protein MATTLHIITLALVGVTIGQTNNTEYKLVLDSILDSLEGGLELHLWNPANGDNELVQFLMKHRKTSLKISLSQEKAPSGTSNVRHNFYLFEDVQLMQDILISLVNTDGFYILALEKYKPENDAILIDFMAKVWLQHGHSRIYYVQLSLERILLYNPFRQSVVLVKNPKAYGRIYKNLQGYPLRIYIFDSVYSSVSGDGASNKVLSVDGADAKLAKTVARQLNFTPHYLWPDDEFFGGRLADGSYSGGVGRAHRGEVDIIFAGFFVKDYLTTHIQFSAAVYMDELCLYVQKAQRIPQSILPLFAVHTDVWLCFLLVGLVGSLVWFLLRALNLGLRIEGIPDGSQSTAISSFGAAGRIFIDTWVVWVRVNVGRFPPFHSERIFVASLCLVSVIFGALLESSLATVYIRPLYYRDTNTLRELDESGHPIYIKHPAFKDDLFYGHDSEVYRRLDAKMTLVAEGEERLIEMVSKRGGFAGVTRSASLQLSDIRYVMTKKVHKIPECPKNYHIAYVLPRPSPHLEEVNRIVLRLVAGGIVGLWTGETKERAKWSIQRFPEYLAQLDVGRWKVLTISDVQLAFYALTIGCLLSAVVCMAEVFLRRKRTFFSHSVGLNQFYK from the coding sequence ATGGCGACGACTCTGCACATAATTACGCTGGCTTTAGTGGGAGTAACCATTGGTCAAACCAATAACACGGAATACAAGCTGGTGCTGGACTCAATTTTGGATTCGCTTGAGGGTGGCCTTGAACTTCATCTGTGGAATCCTGCCAATGGAGACAACGAACTAGTCCAGTTTTTGATGAAGCACAGAAAGACTTCTCTGAAAATTAGCCTGAGTCAGGAGAAAGCACCTTCGGGAACATCAAATGTTCGGCATAATTTCTATTTGTTCGAGGACGTGCAGCTAATGCAGGACATACTTATAAGTTTAGTCAATACAGATGGCTTTTACATACTGGCTTTGGAGAAATATAAGCCCGAGAATGATGCAATTTTAATAGACTTCATGGCCAAAGTTTGGCTCCAGCATGGACACAGTCGGATTTACTATGTTCAGTTGAGTTTAGAACGCATACTCCTCTACAATCCCTTCAGGCAAAGCGTAGTCTTGGTTAAAAATCCCAAAGCCTATGGAAGAATCTACAAAAATCTTCAGGGCTATCCCTTGAGAATCTACATCTTCGATTCGGTGTACTCCAGTGTGAGTGgggatggcgcaagcaacaaGGTGCTAAGTGTTGATGGAGCGGATGCCAAGTTGGCCAAAACAGTGGCCAGGCAATTAAACTTTACGCCCCATTATCTCTGGCCCGATGATGAGTTCTTCGGCGGCCGCCTGGCGGATGGATCGTATAGTGGCGGCGTGGGTCGCGCCCACCGTGGCGAAGTAGACATAATCTTCGCGGGATTTTTTGTCAAGGACTACCTGACCACCCACATCCAGTTCAGCGCAGCCGTGTACATGGACGAGCTTTGTCTGTATGTGCAAAAGGCTCAAAGGATTCCGCAGTCTATCCTTCCCCTCTTTGCTGTTCATACAGATGTTTGGCTGTGCTTCCTGTTGGTGGGTCTCGTGGGATCCCTTGTCTGGTTCCTTTTGAGGGCTCTAAATCTGGGCCTGCGCATCGAAGGCATACCAGATGGTTCGCAATCTACAGCGATTAGTAGTTTTGGAGCAGCTGGTCGCATTTTCATCGACACTTGGGTCGTTTGGGTGCGAGTGAATGTGGGCCGCTTTCCCCCTTTCCACTCGGAACGCATTTTCGTGGCTTCCCTTTGCCTGGTGAGCGTGATTTTCGGAGCCCTGCTGGAGTCCAGTCTGGCCACAGTTTACATTCGACCTCTTTACTATCGCGATACCAATACCTTGAGGGAACTGGATGAGTCCGGCCATCCCATATACATCAAGCATCCCGCCTTCAAGGACGACCTCTTCTATGGTCACGATTCGGAGGTCTATCGTCGGTTGGATGCCAAGATGACGCTGGTGGCCGAGGGCGAGGAACGCCTCATTGAGATGGTTTCCAAGAGAGGAGGATTTGCGGGCGTCACCCGCTCTGCTAGCTTGCAGCTGAGCGACATTCGATACGTTATGACTAAGAAAGTGCATAAGATACCTGAGTGCCCCAAGAACTATCACATCGCCTATgtcctgccacgcccctcgCCGCATTTGGAGGAGGTAAACCGGATCGTACTCCGCCTGGTGGCCGGCGGAATCGTGGGCTTGTGGACGGGCGAGACCAAGGAGCGTGCCAAGTGGAGCATCCAGCGGTTCCCCGAGTACTTGGCCCAATTGGACGTCGGCCGGTGGAAAGTGCTCACCATTTCCGACGTCCAACTGGCCTTCTACGCCCTCACCATCGGATGTCTATTATCGGCTGTTGTTTGTATGGCTGAGGTCTTCTTAAGACGCAAGCGAACATTCTTTAGCCATTCGGTTGGATTAAATcagttttacaaataa
- the LOC128251998 gene encoding DDB1- and CUL4-associated factor 5: MRSPLAHWRPQLNLNPSPSRCNFSLSTSLLTIPLSRALKMSLCRNLRFLETRNLDLALGQRENQLVNGNISSSIFRERLSAAENLYQRNLTGHYGCVNALEFNQGGQLLASGGDDKRVLLWNIDREVVSLLGKPRSMNETHASNIFCLGFDTQNCSIFSGGNDDLVIQHDLETGKILNYFSHDGPVYGLSVDRTSGHLLSVATEHGEVLVYDLRGGKSEPLALAKFKTPFNAVEFHPLNGNFLATANAKRGAMLWDLRHHQEALCQYNYIPESPSCMSVRFNCNGSLLLTLHRRLPPILYSPGSPEPVATFYHDEYFNSCTMKSCTFAGPQDELVVSGSDNFNMFIWRLDGVDLEEKNQWMETPPVILTGHRSIVNQVRYNRQRCLLASSGVEKIIKLWSPFAQQGWEGSLTQAEALPYCTRTLHRESSENVSQYFSARNTDEDQVMLAFFDTLVQRELESWSTVDNLSSSSSSSDTSSSDARSVVTEDPSDEEGEQDLGPDPDPQPDQQTQDGDNEQDIDTPNVSELSWQTHPNRIFYLIAKKRRALLQLAVQGTTGQPRNVDQLLQRLLGEQKQVATQARISDWLEETHRLFGDDEQPTTSAEAAAQEQRRRACDRHSRSPRRAQDSKADETLQFSIEQRERKRKSKRQQFSVTKHRRTARQLRPTEMDNQSIASNDTDILEEHNGTDEDEPSSGDNHNHNANESEGVQSDEQEEESSFTTSMTSMEAQLSRAPSTSSSIIFLTELEANNNSQLTSNHNFMKVNVNGLITDICNTESTASTSSSI; this comes from the exons ATGCGTTCACCGCTGGCCCACTGGAGACCGCAACTGAATCTGAATCCGAGTCCCAGCCGCTGTAACTTTAGCCTCTCGACTTCCTTGTTAACTATACCACTAAGCAGAGCCCTAAAAATGAGCCTGTGTCGTAATCTGCGCTTCCTGGAGACCCGTAATCTGGACCTGGCCCTCGGTCAGCGGGAAAACCAGCTGGTAAATGGCAACATCTCCTCGTCCATTTTTCGTGAGCGCCTCAGTGCGGCGGAGAATCTCTACCAGCGCAATCTCACTGGTCACTACGGTTGTGTAAATGCTCTGGAGTTTAATCAGGGTGGTCAGCTCCTGGCCTCAG GAGGTGACGACAAGAGGGTTTTGCTGTGGAACATTGACCGCGAGGTGGTGTCCCTATTGGGAAAACCCCGGTCGATGAACGAAACCCATGCCAGCAACATCTTCTGTCTGGGATTCGACACCCAGAATTGCTCTATCTTCTCCGGGGGAAATGATGACTTGGTTATCCAACACGATCTGGAAAC TGGAAAAATCCTCAATTACTTTTCGCACGATGGACCCGTGTACGGCTTAAGTGTGGACAGGACCAGTGGCCATCTGTTGAGCGTGGCCACTGAGCATGGCGAAGTCCTAGTCTACGACCTGAGGGGAGGAAAGTCCGAACCTTTGGCTCTGGCAAAATTTAAGACGCCATTCAATGCCGTGGAGTTTCATCCGCTAAATGGCAACTTTCTGGCCACAGCCAACGCCAAAAGGGGCGCCATGCTCTGGGATCTGCGACACCACCAGGA GGCCCTCTGCCAGTACAACTACATACCGGAGTCACCAAGCTGCATGAGCGTGCGCTTTAATTGCAATGGCAGCCTGCTGCTCACTCTCCACCGCCGGCTTCCACCGATCCTCTACAGCCCCGGGTCGCCGGAGCCTGTGGCCACCTTCTACCACGACGAGTACTTTAACTCGTGCACCATGAAGAGCTGTACGTTTGCAGGACCGCAGGACGAACTGGTGGTCTCCGGTTCGGACAATTTCAACATGTTCATCTGGCGGCTCGATGGAGTGGACT TGGAGGAGAAGAAccagtggatggagactcctccTGTCATCCTCACAGGTCACCGTTCCATAGTTAACCAAGTGCGCTACAACCGCCAGCGCTGTTTGCTCGCTTCATCCGGcgtggaaaaaattattaaa CTGTGGAGCCCCTTTGCCCAGCAGGGTTGGGAAGGATCCCTCACCCAAGCCGAAGCCCTGCCCTACTGCACTCGCACGCTGCATCGCGAGTCCTCGGAAAATGTGTCGCAATACTTCAGTGCCCGCAACACGGACGAAGACCAGGTGATGCTGGCCTTCTTCGACACGCTGGTGCAGCGCGAGCTCGAGTCCTGGAGCACCGTGGACAACCTGagcagctccagcagcagctcgGACACGTCCAGCAGCGATGCCAGATCGGTGGTCACGGAGGATCCAAGCGACGAGGAAGGCGAACAAGATCTTGGCCCTGATCCGGATCCCCAGCCCGACCAGCAGACCCAGGATGGGGACAATGAGCAGGACATTGACACGCCCAACGTCAGCGAACTGAGCTGGCAGACCCATCCAAATCGCATATTCTACCTGATCGCCAAGAAGCGGCGTGCTCTGCTCCAGCTGGCGGTCCAGGGCACAACAGGACAGCCGCGCAACGTGGACCAGCTGCTCCAGCGGCTCCTCGGCGAGCAGAAGCAGGTGGCCACGCAGGCGCGGATCAGCGACTGGCTGGAGGAGACGCACCGCCTATTCGGGGACGACGAGCAGCCCACCACGTCGGCGGAAGCAGCGGCCCAGGAGCAGCGACGCCGTGCCTGCGATCGGCATAGCCGGAGTCCTCGGCGGGCACAGGATTCGAAAGCAG ATGAAACTTTGCAATTCAGCATCGAGCAAAGGGAACGCAAGCGAAAGTCAAAACGCCAGCAATTTTCGGTCACCAAGCACAGAAGAACGGCTCGCCAACTTCGTCCCACAGAAATGGACAACCAGAGTATCGCTTCAAATGATACCGACATTCTGGAGGAGCACAACGGCACCGACGAGGACGAGCCGTCGTCGGGGGACAATCACAACCATAATGCCAATGAAAGTGAAGGCGTTCAATCGGATGAGCAAGAGGAAGAAAGCTCCTTCACCACATCAATGACCTCCATGGAGGCGCAATTGTCTCGGGCTCCCAGCACCTCCAgttctattatttttctaaCCGAACTGGAAGCCAACAATAACAGCCAGCTGACGTCCAACCACAATTTTATGAAAGTAAATGTCAATGGTCTAATTACGGATATTTGTAATACGGAGTCAACAGCATCCACGTCATCATCCATATAA
- the LOC128252010 gene encoding uncharacterized protein LOC128252010 isoform X1, whose translation MDSDNNKSGMESAISAVFLENVDEKEQVRRYSLQSLRDRLRQGIQQHQEVVQSTVQLLKEVGDVVNMMQLGGSGHQGQPTKIRRLIVGFEAINSANASQIHSVEGISLSSNLTEIHSLLVELEHLNESAVLGETQKKFKRARESLEKALDFLEKRSSESPRPFPQVSQLTGCPSASRSLREKIEAFNKVLEVTPEKLDSTGRHFTDCFCSCCSLAESPESGGHKPLPSASKTNSGYEGDIDSEVEQTDKSSNDFEMETVP comes from the exons ATGGACAGCGATAATAACAAATCAGGAATGGAGAGTGCGATATCTG CAGTCTTTTTGGAGAATGTGGATGAAAAGGAGCAGGTCCGTCGGTACAGCCTTCAAAGCCTTCGTGATCGATTGCGTCAGGGCATCCAGCAGCACCAGGAGGTCGTCCAGTCGACGGTGCAGCTGCTCAAGGAGGTGGGCGACGTGGTTAACATGATGCAGTTGGGTGGGAGTGGCCACCAAGGCCAGCCCACCAAAATCCGGCGCTTGATCGTTGGTTTCGAGGCCATCAACTCGGCGAACGCTTCGCAGATTCATTCTGTGGAGGGTATAAGTTTGTCCTCCAATCTGACCGAGATTCATAGTCTATTAGTGGAACTTGAGCACCTCAATGAGAGTGCAGTTTTGGGggagacccaaaaaaaattcaagcGTGCCCGAGAATCGCTGGAGAAGGCGCTCGACTTTCTGGAGAAAAGAAGCAGCGAATCTCCTCGTCCTTTCCCGCAAGTCAGCCAGTTAACCGGGTGTCCTAGTGCCAGTCGCAGTCTCCGCGAGAAAATTGAGGCCTTCAACAAGGTCTTGGAGGTAACTCCCGAAAAGTTGGACAGCACCGGCCGCCACTTCACCGATTGtttctgcagctgctgcagtttGGCCGAGTCCCCCGAATCTGGAGGACACAAACCCCTTCCCTCCGCCTCTAAAACCAATTCGGGATACGAGGGCGACATCGACAGCGAGGTGGAGCAGACTGATAAATCAAGCAATGATTTTGAAATGGAGACTGTTCCGTAA